From the genome of Eremothecium gossypii ATCC 10895 chromosome I, complete sequence:
AGTGCATCGGTGAACACTAGCTCGACGGTGAGCGCGTGGAACTCGCAGCTCTGGTCAGCGGGGAACACAACGACGGCGACAGCGAATCACACGTCTGCGGCGACGCACGGGTCGACGGTGCAGCTGACGACGCACAACAAAACAAGTACGGCCGTGACGGCGCCGCCTGCTAGCGTCACACCTACAGCGGCGCTCAGCTCGTCGGCAGCGCCCAGCTCGTCAAATGCGTCGGGCCCGGCGAGTGCGCCCGCCTCTAGCCCGGGGCCTAGCGTCTCATCTTCCGCGGGCGCTGCGTTGCTGGATGCCCGCGGCGCGATTTTGCTCGGGGCTCTTGGTGCTGTTGTGCTAGATCTATGTTGAGCGCGAAAGGTGCGAGCGAATGCAAAATCCGAAGTTCTCTAGACATGTGGAGCCCAGCAGGCTTCCCTTTTGCGATTAGTTCGTAGCGCCATGGTGCGCCTTTTTTTATTGCTTCTATGTCTGTCTATGTATCCATACAAACATAATGCCGATAGCAGCTCGCTTGCAGAGAGACTGTTGGAACGGTGTGTGTGCAAGCTGCAGTGTGTCGAGTGTTCTTCAGGCGACTGGTGCTCAGAAGCCAGCCTGGTCGATGACTGCGGAAAACAGTCCGTTTCTGGCGCCGGGAAGCTTGCCCATCCACCGACCAAGCCGGTGCTCCTTGCTGACACTGGCGAGGACGCGAAGTGTTTCCCTGCCGCTCTTACCGGCCTCCACCGTCTGGATCTTCGTCACCAGGCCCTTGCAGCCATCCAGTTCGCCGAGTGGCTCGAAAGAGCGCATGTTTTCGTGCAGCTTCCAGACCTTCATGGTTCCGTTCCAGGACCCACTGAAGAATACATTGCTGTAGGGGACGGCGTGCAGGGCAGTTATCCAGTACGGCTGCGCGAGACGGTTGCCTTGGGCCTGCTGCGTACGCACAGCTGGGTCCCGCTCGCCGCTGATCTTGGTATTATCTGGCTGTGGCTGCACTCCATGGGCAACTCGCTGAACGAAGAGCGGCTTTTTCTTGGATAGGGACCAAAGCGATATGTTTCCATTGTCCGAGCCCGAGATGAAGTGTGAATCGTCGAGCATGGTGATGCAGTCTATGCTTCCCTCGCCGTAAAAGACGGGCGGCTCCGCTGGAGTATTGTCGTCTGCATCCTTGTTTTCCTGTTCACTGTTCGCCTTCTGCCATCTTCTGAGCAGCTTTTCAGGATCGTCACCGCCTCTGAAGGTCAAGCGTGTTTCGTCTGCAATCTTCCACAGCATACAGGTCCTATCCCTGGACCCGACCGTAACGCAGCGCTCCATATTCAGGGCCGAAATATCTGCGACGATATCTTGGTGACCATATAGAACCTCCAGCTGCGAAAATTGGTTAATTGCGAACGTACGTATTTTATAATCGGCACAGGCCGCATACAGTTGGTCCGTGTTTCTCCTGAAAGCCAACCCGAGCACTTCACCCCTCCGATCTTTGGTTGGTATAACTTTAACTGGTGCCAACGACTCAGTGCTCCACACGATAAGCTTTTTGTCTCTCCCTCCCGTGACAACGTACTTACCATCTGGAGAAGCTGCAACCGTCAGAATCTCATCATAGTGTCCCTCCGTCGTGTTCTGAAAGCCCTGGTTACCCTCTGGGATGTATTTGCGCCCTCCCTTAGTGTACTTTACCTTCGTCGGTCTAGCATTGAAGTCGGTGATATCGTATTTCGTCAGTTGCATGTCCTTACTGACAGTATAGGCAAACATTAGTCCCTTGCTTTTGCTTTGGATTTCCCTATGTGAAAATTTATTCATTGCTTGCTGATAGCAGCTGAGCGCAGTCAGGTTCTTCTCCCCGACCCTGGTGAAGGACTTCTTGGCCTCAGATAGTAGCAGCTTATCGGCGATCCAGCGGTACACAGATCCCCTTTGCTCAGCAACGTCTTGCTTCAATCTTGCTGAGATAATGTCACGATCCAGGTCGCGCGCGTCAAAGTTATTGTATGCATCAGCAAAACCTTGACCTTGGGCATCGTCTGCATGTGCCTCAGAATCGCCATGCATAATTTCATTAGCCTCTTCCTTAATATTTTCTAGGTATTGTTTGGCGAGTCGCCTCCGCTTGTCAGCGGGGTTCTCATTCGCAAATTCCTCATCAGAATCCAACTCAGCGTCAGCTACATCCTCTAATTCTTGTTCATCTGACGATGATCCTTCCTCGTTAGATGACACACCCGAAATTTCCTCGTCCACAACATTATTCTTTTCCGTAGTCTTCTGCCTAGTTCTCTTGCGAGACGCGCTATCCGAACCCCGTGCCATGGTGCGTGCTATATGAGAGTTCCTACTAACCAGTGGAGATAAAGCCTTCCTCATCGGCGTTTCTTCTCATCGCCTTCCAAAGGACCTTCAAAATTTTCATATAAAAAGAAACGATTCCGCGAACCTTCAAAAAAAACTATATTAACTAAGCGACAGGACTAGTTACAGTGTTGGTTCAGTGCTATAAGTTGTTCAATTCTGACTCGAAACGAGAGTTTCTGATGTCGTTGATGCTGCTTACCAGTCTTAATAATTCAGCGCGTTCTGCTATTTTTTGAGCGGCATTCAATGCTTTATCTTGCTTCAATTCCTTCACCAGTGATAGCGCCTTCTCGGTGTTGTGGTCTGAACAAGCGGAGGCAAAGAGGCGTAGCAACGATTTGTCACGAACCCCATTCAAGTTCGCCAGTATCTCATTCTCATTCCCAAAAAACTCTCCATCATACTTTAGTGTATCTGCAAGGAGTCCTGCAAGGACCTGAGAGCGGAGGAATTCCTCTTCTGCTGCTAGTGCGGGAGGGATCACCACTTCTTCGTCGGGAGATGTGTCGTTTTTCAGCACCTGCGTTTTATCGAGAAGTGGAAGCCTGATTTCCATTTCTGAAGGCAGCGGCAAGGGGAAGCCGGGCCACAGATTCTTGCCTTTGATTAGAATGTAATTTAACATGTCATAGTTCAGGCCGAGTGGCCAGACATGAATGTCTTCTGGCTGTTTACCACCAGAAAGTTTCCAGATCTCTAGATTACTGTCAACTATGGGGACCCATCTGCTTTCCATAGAGTTTCTCCATTTACACAGCACCAGCAAGACGTTGTCAGACCCAAAGATACATGGATCTCCAAAGGTAGAAAAAAACAAAGACTTGATGCCAATGGGATTGAAGTCATTAAATGTGTCGCCTGTGCTGATGTACTTGTTTTCAGGGCCGAACAATGGAAGCGTGAGCGGCAACGAACATTCCCGTTGGTAATACTTGCTTCCTGTTTCTGGGTTTTGTTCAAACAGGGAATAAGAAAGTCCATGGTAGATAGAATAATGAACGGCAAATATTTTATGTTCCTGAGCAGCCAACGCTACAATGGGGGTCATCTTCTCCAGCGCTAGAGGAAGTCCATGTTCGTTAAATGTTCTAATATATCCCAGCGAGGTGGCCACCACCAGCTTCTTACCCGTGGAAGCAATGCCTGTGATGATTTCAGAAGGAGCAAGCGGAATTCTCTTAGTCCATTTAGTCCCATTAAAACTGTGGACCCTGTATAGCAGCTCTCCTGTTTTACTTTGTCCGAAAAAAGTGCCCTCATCTGTTAGGGAACAAAGATCGTAACCAAATAAGTCTTCGAAGTGGTATTCTCTATACCTGCCGACATCAAAGAATGATACTGTGACACTATACTGTCCTTCAGTCCCGCGGACAGTCCAGACGTAACCTATACCATTCATTGTCAGGTACCGTTTGTCACTGGAGCCAAAGGGCGTACCCCCAGGTGAAATTGGCTTATAGCGGAACACTGGGCCCGAATCGGCGATCCTTGGCCGCTTCGAATTGGATACCAGAGATGGTACGTATGCACTTTTCCGCTTGATGGGAACATATCCAGCATTGTCGTCATCATCGATGAACTGCTCATCATCTTCGTAGTTGTAAGCCCCTTTCTCATTTTCATCTCCATGCTCTGTATCTGTTGGGATATCTGCTGATATAGTATTACGTCCCTGTTCTCCAATCAACGTCGGCGACGCAGGTGAGACATCGCTATCGTTTTCATCATCAGAATCCAGAAATAACGCGTTTTTCGGCTTCTTTGTCTGTGCAGAAGCATTGTCTGCTGCAAGCTTACCAGCTGTTCTGTCGTATTGACCAATGTCTTTGACTGTCAGTAGCTCACCATCCCATGTTCCTAATAATAAATGCATGCTGTCGCCGTCGAGTTTCCAGCATACATTGGAAACCTTGTAGTCTAACCGTTTTGAATAAGAAATCTGACCACTACTGAGCTCCCAGACTAGCAGATTATTACTTAAATCGACAGCTGCAACATAACGGCCCTGGAAAGGATCAAATGATAGGTTGGTAAAATGTGACGTGCTCCCAGAAGCCAGAGTCTTCGATATCGAAAAGTCACTGAGATTGAATATCTTCACAGTGTAGTCTTTACAAGGAATGGCAAAATGCAATCCACGCGGATGCCATGCAACACGGGTGCAAATCCTGTTCTCATCGCAGTACTGGACACCATCCGTCTGCGACGCCGTATCGGAGGAATCGCTGTAAAAGTTTGAAACAGCATAGTCCTCCAGCTTCTTGACTTCATTTGGCGTGGCAGATGTCAGCGAATAAAAGTGGACGTTCCCATTAACAAGAGTAACAGCCAATATATTCATATGAGGGCTATATGACAGCTGTGATACTTGTTCGTCCAACTTCAGCGTCTCTTTATTGCCCGCAGTCTTTAGCTCAATGAACGTCAGTTCTAGGTCGTCCCCTCCTACCACGCACATGGTTTCATCATGTATGGCAGCACAATCGCGTATTGGCAGCGGCGATCTGAAGAGAAGGTCATCTTTCCCATTTGCAGAGTACAGATGGACGTCTCCATTCGCAGATGTCACGAGAAGACGTCTGTCGGAGCACAGGTGGATCGAAGTAGGCTCATTGCATGTACTTAGAATCTCCGGTTCGTCTTCTGGCTTATCGAGTTGCAGGATTTTGGTTAGCTGGTTCTTGTTCACCGCAAACAGAGTGTCCCTGTCGTTTTGATAGGTTACCAACGTCTTCCCACCTGACGCAAATACGAGCTTATCGATAATCTCCGGCATGCTCAGATGTAGTAGGCAGTCGCAGCCCTTTAACTTCACGAATTGTCAGTAGAAGATGCGTGCACATATTTGAGGCGCGTTTTCGCGAGGCGCTGTCCGGCCATGGAGAGAAAAATGAAAGCTAGCAAACGTAGAGAGCATATGGCCAACAACTCAGCCATTACATTGACCGTGCCATTAGTTGGATAGATATTTAGACGCCAAAGCTTAAAATCCatatatcacgtgaccacaaTATTGAGGCAGTCAAGGTGTCCTGTATCATGGGGTATCACGTGCTATTTCCGCGGCATATACCAGCCTTACACCGCGCAATACCGACCCACTTCATATCCTTAGCTCGCCTCCAGCTGACTTGTAAAGCGTGCAAACGTTGACTGAAGCCAGATAGGCGGGATGGAACAGGCGTTGGAGGATCTTGAGCTGCTTGTTGTCGGCGATGTGACCAGGGATCTGTTTACAGAGGCAGTAGCACAGCAGCATCTAGACACCGGAGAGCAGCTGGATGTCAGCCAGTTCCTGCTTGCGAACAACCTTCAGTATGTCTTTATTGACGACTTGCACAAGCAGCTGAAGCAGTTGGAGCAGGACATCAGCAACGCCTTGTTGAACGAGGTTAAGCATAGCTACGCGGAGTATGCATCGCTCTGCGCGCAATTTGGCGGCAAGCACAACAGCGAGATCTTGGATagcctgcagcaggtccGCTATGAGGTTGCCGCATTTGAGAACAAGCTCAGGCAGCTGGTCCACGTCGAGCTACGCAGCACCCGCGACAACGTGGAAAGCAAGATCGAATACCTCAAGGCCCTCGATACCCTGGACActctgctgcagaagcACGTCGCCCTGGACAGCATATTTCAGTTTTCCGCCCGGCTTTCGCGCTCTCTTGAGGTCGCATGCCAGGATGCACCTGCCATAGACGACGAGCTAGTCTCCGAATTACTCAAAGAGCTCTATAAACTGCTGCAATGTGCCCACAGCATTCTGATTGAATTCCAGGATTTGTCCTCGCCCCTTGTCACTCGCTTTCGAAACAACTACCAGAACAATGTGCATGTCTTTCACAGCATTGTGTCGATCCTCATCGACAAATGTTCTGAGAAGAGCGCTGAGTTCCCCAGTATGACGAGCACACTCGTTGCAGTAGCGAAGAGGTAGGCCTTCTGCGCGTTACGAGGGCACTGGCCACTGGCAATGGCTCTCCTCCTCCAGAAGTGGACTCGGGACTGGTCTCATTCCTAGCATCAACTATCACTAAATACGTTGTTCGGGTATCTGTATTTAGCGCAAGATATAGAAAACTTTTCTATGCAACGAATGGCCTATTGAGTAACAAGCCAAAGGGACAGTTTGCAAGATAAATCTACGTCAATGTTCAATTTTGGGGCCAACAGCGGTATGAATTCCAATACTGGATCGACCGGTGGAGGTCTTTTTGGCTCTACAACGAATGGCGGTGGTTTCAGTTTTGGGAACAACAATGCATCACAGAATAACACCAACGTCTTCTCGAACACGGGCACGGGGGTACCGCCAGCAGGCCAGGGCACCAGCAATGGAGGCCTCTTTGGAAATAATAATCAGACGACCAATACTGGAATTGGGGGCGGTAACAGCGGTGGGCTCTTTGGCGGGGCTGCCAACACACAGAATAACACAGCGGGCGGCGGGTTGTTCGGCCAGGGCACGCAGAACGCCACGACGGGCGGGGGGCTCTTTGGACAAAACACGCAGGGGAACGCGGGGACGGGGCTATTTGGCCAAAACACACAGAGCGGGACGACCGGTGGAGGGTTGTTTGGACAGAATTCACAGGCCGGTAACACCGGCGGTGGGCTCTTCGGCCAGAACACTCAAGGAGGTAATGCGGCAGGTGGTCTCTTTGGGTCGAGTGCTCAAACTGGAAACGCCAGCTCCAATTTGTTTGGCCAGTCCAACACCCAGGCCGGTACCACCGGGACAGGTACCGGGCTTTTCGGGCAGTCTAACACCCAATCTGGCACGACAGGGACTGGGACCGGCCTTTTTGGACAGGCTAACACTCAATCCCGTACCACAGGCACTGGTACTGGGCTGTTTGGCCAATCAAATACCCAAACTGGTACAACTGGTACCGGTAATGGGCTGTTTGGACAGGCAAACACGCAATCCGGCACAACTGGCTCGGGCACTGGGCTGTTTGGACAGTCCAACACGCAAGCTGGTGCAACAGGTACTGGTACTGGGCTGTTTGCCCAGTCAGGTGCAAGATCTGGTCCAACAGCTACCACAGGTAGCCTATTTGGGAACTCTATGAGCGGAACTAGCACAATTGGTGGGAACAATGCTACCACAGGCGGCCTTTTCGGACAAAATACACAGTCCGGTACGACTGGCACTGGGCTTTTTGGCCAGGGCACCAACACTACACAACAACCACCGACTTCTTTGTTCAGCACCGGTACTGCCAATACGAGCCAGCCGACCTTTGCATGGTCGCAGCAGCCTTTGCAGAACATGAGTAATTCTATGCCTCAGCAGCAGGGTCAAGCGCAATCGCAAGCGCTACCGCAACAGGCACAATCCTCTCAATTACAGTTCTCGGGCCAGCAACCATTGATTAATCAACAGCAACCTAATCAACAAGCTTCGAACTACCCGCAACAAATCCAGGAGCAAGTACTAAAATGCAAGGAATCGTGGGACCCAAATAACCAAAGGTCAAAGTTGCGAACTTTTGTCTACAACAAATGCAATGAGACTGAAGCCATGCTATACAGTAAACCTGCGAATGTTACACAGGAAGACTGGGACAAGGCACTGCTGCACAAGCCTAATGCGAATGTGATTCCCGTCGAGGTTAAAGGCTTCGAGGAACTCATTCAGCGTCACAATCTGCAACGCGACCACGTGGCACAGGCGCGCATTATCCTCACTCAGATTCTGGATAAGTTGACTTGCATTTCTCAGCGCCACGAGCTTGACACAGCGACACGCATACTAAAGGCACAAGCGCGCAACTCCACAATTCAGCACCGCATAATGCTGTTAGCCAACCAGCTCGCTGTTCTGAAGAACAAGGGCTTGCCGCTCAATGTCCAAGAGGAGACACTGATAACCGAATTCCGCAAGCTGCTCGAACGCAGCAACGACCCAGCGGGCCTCGGAAAGAACAATGAGCTGTGGGCGCGGCTCGCAGTGCTCAAGGAGCGCGCCAAGACACTCAGCAGCCAATTGGATAGCACTCTTGTGGTCATTGCGGAGAATGGCGGCGGGCGTGCCGCGGCTGGAAGCGCTAACGGCGATCATCCAGACTCCGAAGAACGCCGCGTAGACGAGGAGGTTGTCAACAGTGTAAACAAAATCGCAGACATCTTGATGAATCAACAGCGTGGTCTAATATACCTGAATGATATCATTGAGAAGGACGCCCAGATTGTTGACCGTTACTTAAAAAAATAACCGCCCAGTACATGCATTATAACATAGACATATACTCTATTTTGTGGCCTACTTATTTATCTACCAATGCCGACCCGAGGCCGCAGCAGATAACTCAGGAAGGTTGGCCCCGCCGTGGCTAGAACGGCTCTTGCAGCATCTGGGTTTCCCAGAATATCGGCGGGCGGATCGTAGAACCTACACTTATCCCGCCGCACGTTGCAAGAGCTCGGACTACATGACCGCGGGACACACAGCGTACCACATATCTTATCCGTTCCATGACACAAAAAATTGGATACGTCCTTCCTTTGCCTGCAGTTCGCTTCTTCCTCAGGGAAGGTAGCTGGCACCGTGAACGTTGGCTCGGCAGATATCTGTGTTCCGCGGTTCCTGCCGCCAGCGATTTGACTCTGACGGTCTAACTTACAGCTCGCCTCAACTTGCGCAGGGGCAGGCGCGCGTAGCGTCGGAGCACGGCGATATGCACCTGGCTCATTGTCGGCTACTCACACGATCCCGCGGGCCGCCCACGACTATAGCGCGACTGCCGCACAGCCAAAGCGTTTGCCAGCAGAAAACATTGGTCATTCTTGTTTACATATTATATACACGTGATCTCAGTTAGCTAGGGTATGTGGTGGTTCCCAGCCAGGGTATCTGGTACCATGAGCGTCTTTACTTCCACTGTTTTCTGATGAAGTTCCACACGATTGGAGACACCCACAGGAACGCGGCCGCGTAAGCAGCAGTCATTACCGTGCTGTTGGTTTGCTCCTGGTGCTTCTTAAGTTCTTCTTCGGAAGGTTGCTGCTGAGGAAAGCCAAACATGCTGCAATAGAGTGTTGTTGAGCGACTGTTGGTGCATCGAGGTGGTCTTGATCCTCAGATGCGCTAAAATATTTGCCAAGTTAAATCACCAAATACGGTATAccaatcacgtgatatcATACACTACGTGAATCACGATGTACGTAGAAACGTCAATATCCTTCTTCAAGTCCAGAGCGGCCTTGAAGACTGGAAGCTGGCGGATACCATACAGAGCGCAGGAACCATGAGCGGCTCTAGTTCTGTGCATAGCGGAACTGCAGCATCGGAAGAATGGGGGATGCCGTCAGTTGGGGAGATCGGAGCAGCCGGCGAGGCTGTCGAGACGAACGAGGTTGAGCGCGCACAACACCAGGAACGGCAGCGGAAACATATCGCGACCAGCGACAATGACGAAGAAGAAAGTGGAAACAAGTGGAGCGTATCGACGCTGCCAATAACTAGCTACGGCGGCGATGGCGATGCAGCAGGGGGTTCAGGGCGGCGccaggcgctggaggccAAGATGGAGCGGCTACTGAAGAAGCCCAAGGCGCGGCACTCGCGGCAAGACGAAGAGGACCTGGAACAGTACCTGGATGAGAAGATTCTGCGGCTAAAGGATGAGATGAATATGGCGGCGCAGAAGGATATTGAGACGTTGAACCGACGGCTTGAGACCGGTGACAACCGGCTGATCGCAATGGAGAAGGTAACGCTGCTACCGAAGGTTATCAGTGTTTTGAATAAGGCGAACCTTGCAGACACAATTTTGGACAATAATTTGCTACAGAGTGTGCGGATCTGGCTTGAGCCACTGCCGGATGGATCCCTACCATCCTTCGAGATACAGAAGTCTCTCTTTGCCGCGATTGAGAACCTCCCCATAAAAACAGAGCACCTCAAGGAGAGCGGACTGGGGAAGGTGGTCATATTTTACACCAAGTCTAAGCGTGTAGAACACAAGCTGGCCCGGCTAGCTGACCGGCTGGTTGCAGAATGGACGCGCCCTATTATCGGCGCTTCCGATAACTACCGGGACAAGCGTGTCCTGAAGATGGACTTCGACGTGGAGAAGCACCGTAAGAAAGCGGCACTTGATTCTGCCAAATCTAAGAAACGGAGAAAGGCTGCAGTGGACGAGGAGAAACACAAGTCACTCTACGAGCTTGCCGCTGCGAAGCGGAACAGAgccgcagcgcctgcgCAGACAACCACCGATTACAAATACGCACCAGTCAGCAATATCTCGAACGTACAGACCGGGATCCGCACGGCAGGCGTGGGCTCCACGCTCAACAACAACGATCTGTACAAGAGACTCAACTCGAGACTTGCCAAGTCTAAACGGTCCAAGTAACCGCTGTGTACTTCAGCTAATAGTATTATAATAACGTTTAATGATACTGAAAACGTGCAATTATAAAAAATATCTGTAGATACATTTTTATATATGTTCTTCGAGGGTGGTAGTTGTACAAGACAAAAGCAGCAAGTGGCGCACCTGCTTAGGATCTTggcttctccttcttctccttccACAAGGCCAACAAGGAAACACCAGACACCTTCACGACCTTGAATCTGACACCTGGAATATCACCCTTGGCCTTACCCTTTCTACCGAAACCAGCCAACAAGACCTCGTCGTTCTCGTCGACGAAGTTCAAACAACCGTCGTTAGGAACGAAAGCAGTAACCTTCTTACCGTTCTTAATCAATTGCACTCTGACACACTTTCTGATAGCGGAGTTTGGCTGCTTGGACTCGACACCAATCTTTTCCAACACAATACCCTTTGCGTGAGAAGAACCACCGAATGGAGAAGACTTGAAGGCAGTACCTAGCAATCTCTTCTTGTAGGTTTGTTCGGCCCAACGGCTGCAGACATAGTTAGTATTCGCTCCTACCAGGTAGCGGTACTCGTCGCCGCATGGCAGACGCTGGGAAACAGCCTGGCCGTCGTACGTTGCCGGCCTGCACCCGGCGCCTCATCTGAGATATCTAACATACTTGTTTCTTCTGTGGACACGCAACTTTCTAGCGGAGTTCAAACCTCTTGGCTTACCCTTACCCATCTTTGATCGTTAGTTACTATCTTTCTGGTGTGTGTACTAACCAACTGCTGATCGCGAAGAGTGTCTTTTTACCCAGGTGCTGCTTTGGCAGTTACATTTCCAGCGAGACCCTCCGCGGGCAGCTGCCGCCTCTGGGCTGACCCGGGCGGTCTCACCGCGCGCAGGCTGGAAGGAGCCCAGCCCGCCTCCGCCTGCGAttccgcgcgcgcccgcctaGCAGCTCCGCCCAGGCCACGCGCGGTACCGGCGCGGGACCGAAACAAAAAAAAAATTACGGATGGAAATGTTAGGATGTACACAGTCAAACTCACGTAATCAATAAGGCACTTAGCTGCATTGGGTAGACTATGTAAGCGAGCATGTGGTGTGATCTTGGAAGAATGAGCACACACGTTCGGCTACACCCTTAGTGGCGCGTGGGGGTGGCATGACCTGCGCTCCGTAGACAGCAACCCGGGAGGGGTGAAGCGAACAGAATGGCCAGGTACTGCTGCTCCAAGCGCCTGATGGAGCTGAACAAATCAAACGGCTGACGTCCACGGCGCTGCCAAGGATTGTCGTGCTCGTAGCACTGTAGCATCGCCCAAACACGAGGCGCCGAGAACGTTGTCGGAACGACAGACACTGCGCAGCGGGTTGCGGCCAGGTGGATTGTTCGAGATGGCCTGACATTCTTTTTTGTGTTGGCGACCGGAACTATATATACGAGAGCCCGGCAGGGGACCAGCGTCTGCGAACAGCACTTCGTGGCAGTGATCCGTTGACCGATAAAGGACCTACTCTGGCTATACAGTACCGGCTGCTACAGAGAGGCGCCGCGTCACTATAATCAAATATTTTGCAGGCGGTCGCTGCAACTCACACATCTCACATGCTACGCCGCTTAACCTGGAACCCGAGACGCGGGCTGCGGCATTTTGCATCCACTTCACCCCCCCTTCATCACTGGAATAATGCCTCTGTGCTTTACGGGTGCTACTTGACTGTTGGCTTCACGGTGCCATTCCTGCTTTCCTACTATGAGACATACAGCCAGCACGCGAGCACGTATCCGTCTAAACatcgctgctgcgcgaggGCCATATTTGCACGTTGGATTTGAGAGCGCGGGCCGCTAGGCCCTGTGCCATCCATGCGCGATGCCCAATGGTCCGGACGCCATCTAAATAATGAAAATGCAGCTTCGCCGCTAGTACTGCGACCGTTCTGCAGCGCTTTGTGCTTATTTATACGTGAATGCACAGGAATAACCCGCACGGACACGATAGCTTGTATGGATATAGTGAAATATAGATGTCTCACTTA
Proteins encoded in this window:
- a CDS encoding AAR108W-Bp (NOHBY121; No homolog in Saccharomyces cerevisiae; Syntenic homolog of Kluyveromyces lactis KLLA0E23211g); protein product: MLRRLTWNPRRGLRHFASTSPPLHHWNNASVLYGCYLTVGFTVPFLLSYYETYSQHASTYPSKHRCCARAIFARWI
- the RPS23B gene encoding 40S ribosomal protein uS12 (Syntenic homolog of Saccharomyces cerevisiae YPR132W (RPS23B) and YGR118W (RPS23A); 1-intron), whose protein sequence is MGKGKPRGLNSARKLRVHRRNNRWAEQTYKKRLLGTAFKSSPFGGSSHAKGIVLEKIGVESKQPNSAIRKCVRVQLIKNGKKVTAFVPNDGCLNFVDENDEVLLAGFGRKGKAKGDIPGVRFKVVKVSGVSLLALWKEKKEKPRS
- the SPN1 gene encoding transcription factor SPN1 (Syntenic homolog of Saccharomyces cerevisiae YPR133C (SPN1)), which encodes MSGSSSVHSGTAASEEWGMPSVGEIGAAGEAVETNEVERAQHQERQRKHIATSDNDEEESGNKWSVSTLPITSYGGDGDAAGGSGRRQALEAKMERLLKKPKARHSRQDEEDLEQYLDEKILRLKDEMNMAAQKDIETLNRRLETGDNRLIAMEKVTLLPKVISVLNKANLADTILDNNLLQSVRIWLEPLPDGSLPSFEIQKSLFAAIENLPIKTEHLKESGLGKVVIFYTKSKRVEHKLARLADRLVAEWTRPIIGASDNYRDKRVLKMDFDVEKHRKKAALDSAKSKKRRKAAVDEEKHKSLYELAAAKRNRAAAPAQTTTDYKYAPVSNISNVQTGIRTAGVGSTLNNNDLYKRLNSRLAKSKRSK